A single region of the Salvia miltiorrhiza cultivar Shanhuang (shh) chromosome 8, IMPLAD_Smil_shh, whole genome shotgun sequence genome encodes:
- the LOC130998760 gene encoding uncharacterized protein LOC130998760: MVEELDSENNFAGCFARFKVNFDVTVPLLRGITIAFEGKQLWVPLKYENLPIFCYRCGLMGHHIRACDKERDEDENGRHFEDLLYGPILKASPLKRLRTPRQATSPPRKFNPPNAKHPTSNLPTKTQTIILSHNNARKPRPPPLSFNPIIEPKPKYPCFTPDDSNLSPAKDSHNLKLKSFDSISNTNLKTTTVTQKSSQPSASYDTTNPNITPIADIMEFLKIQPTSTSIPPISTPTPMPNPVTMQAPFNPAKNPTDPVTRPNAQTQPLTPLLPYTEIQPAGKPSKKWKRCARISTSTSTNTAQVPNHDKKRHLREEESDVTIVKQEALTSTHKRSRGGSTVLPTPSTASSAEIASVQSRRAQ; this comes from the coding sequence ATGGTGGAAGAGCTGGATTCTGAAAATAATTTTGCTGGATGCTTCGCCAGGTTTAAAGTAAATTTTGATGTTACGGTTCCCCTATTGAGAGGGATCACGATAGCTTTTGAGGGCAAGCAGCTGTGGGTTCCTCTTAAATATGAAAACTTGCCGATCTTTTGCTATCGATGTGGATTGATGGGTCATCATATCAGAGCTTGTGATAAAGAACGGGATGAAGATGAAAATGGGCGTCATTTTGAAGACCTCCTCTATGGTCCTATCCTCAAAGCTTCACCTCTAAAGAGACTAAGAACACCTCGGCAGGCAACCTCTCCTCCCAGGAAGTTTAACCCACCGAATGCCAAACATCCAACTTCGAATCTGCCCACCAAAACCCAAACCATTATCCTGTCACATAACAATGCACGTAAGCCCCGCCCACCACCTCTCTCTTTCAACCCAATCATTGAACCAAAACCCAAATATCCATGTTTTACCCCTGATGATAGTAACCTCTCCCCCGCAAAAGATAGCCATAACCTAAAACTGAAATCTTTTGATAGTATCTCCAATACCAACCTGAAAACTACCACTGTCACACAAAAGTCATCTCAACCCTCGGCCTCATATGATACCACAAATCCAAACATTACCCCCATAGCTGATATCATGGAGTTTCTCAAAATCCAACCCACCTCCACCTCCATTCCTCCCATCTCTACACCTACACCGATGCCAAATCCAGTAACCATGCAAGCTCCCTTCAATCCTGCAAAGAACCCAACTGATCCTGTTACCAGACCAAACGCCCAAACACAACCTTTAACTCCTCTCTTACCTTATACTGAGATTCAACCCGCTGGGAAGCCTTCTAAGAAATGGAAAAGATGTGCCCGTATTTCCACTTCTACTTCTACCAATACAGCTCAGGTTCCAAATCATGACAAGAAGCGTCACTTGCGCGAGGAGGAAAGTGATGTTACTATTGTAAAACAAGAGGCCTTGACTTCTACTCATAAACGAAGTCGTGGAGGATCTACTGTTTTACCAACCCCATCAACTGCATCATCGGCGGAGATTGCATCAGTGCAATCCCGCCGGGCACAATGA